Proteins encoded by one window of Gaiellales bacterium:
- the rpe gene encoding ribulose-phosphate 3-epimerase: MRSWPQDVRVAPSILSSDFGRVREQVSEVMEAGARVIHIDVMDGHFVPVITFGPKMVADVADTIHAHDGFADVHLMIEAPERHLAQFAEAGADSITVHVETCPHLHYTLQMIHDLGCRAGVTLNPGTPVEAIAEAARYADVLLCMSVNPGWGGQSFIPATLDRLPKMRALAAERDGVAVEVDGGIHDATIADAHAAGANILVAGSAIFGAPSPAEAYRDLVERLALAGTRAS, translated from the coding sequence CCTGGCCCCAAGACGTGCGGGTCGCGCCCTCGATCCTCTCCTCCGACTTCGGCCGCGTGCGCGAGCAGGTCTCGGAGGTGATGGAGGCGGGGGCGCGCGTGATCCACATCGACGTGATGGACGGCCACTTCGTGCCCGTGATCACCTTCGGGCCGAAGATGGTCGCCGACGTCGCCGACACGATCCACGCACACGACGGGTTCGCCGACGTCCACCTGATGATCGAGGCGCCGGAGCGGCACCTGGCCCAGTTCGCCGAGGCGGGCGCCGACAGCATCACCGTGCACGTCGAGACCTGCCCGCACCTGCACTACACCCTCCAGATGATCCACGACCTCGGCTGCCGGGCCGGCGTCACCCTCAACCCGGGCACGCCGGTCGAGGCGATCGCCGAGGCGGCCCGATACGCCGACGTGCTGCTGTGCATGAGCGTGAACCCGGGCTGGGGCGGCCAGAGCTTCATTCCGGCGACGCTCGACCGCCTGCCGAAGATGCGGGCGCTCGCGGCCGAGCGCGACGGCGTCGCAGTCGAGGTCGACGGCGGCATCCACGACGCGACGATCGCCGACGCCCACGCGGCCGGCGCGAACATCCTCGTCGCCGGCTCCGCGATCTTCGGCGCGCCCAGCCCCGCCGAGGCCTATCGCGACCTGGTCGAGCGGCTGGCGCTCGCCGGCACCCGCGCGTCGTGA